From Lawsonia intracellularis PHE/MN1-00, the proteins below share one genomic window:
- a CDS encoding YigZ family protein, whose translation MSLSYFIPNINLTDIHRREMTVRQSRFIISIAHTPTVETAKNFIEKLKYEFSNASHHCWAFIAGAPEKTIYTGYSDAGEPHGTAGRPMMNILIHKKIGEITAIITRYFGGIKLGKGGLMRAYQQTIQLGLEELPLKKMAISTTLEVVLSYEHISSFLHLLQQFHCIIINELFTSDVTYVISIQNEYIQSFQNELTNLTSGTVLITQLLGKDIIDYSHS comes from the coding sequence ATGTCACTTAGTTACTTCATACCAAATATTAATTTAACTGATATTCATCGTCGAGAAATGACAGTCAGACAAAGTCGATTTATCATAAGTATTGCACATACACCAACAGTTGAAACAGCAAAAAATTTTATAGAAAAATTAAAATATGAATTTAGTAATGCTAGTCATCACTGTTGGGCTTTTATTGCTGGTGCTCCTGAGAAAACAATATATACTGGTTACTCTGATGCTGGAGAACCACATGGTACAGCAGGAAGACCAATGATGAATATCCTTATCCATAAAAAAATTGGTGAAATTACTGCTATAATAACACGCTACTTTGGAGGAATTAAACTAGGTAAAGGTGGGCTAATGCGAGCTTACCAACAAACCATTCAACTTGGATTAGAAGAATTACCTCTTAAAAAGATGGCTATATCAACAACACTAGAGGTTGTTTTAAGTTATGAACATATTTCCTCCTTTTTACATCTTCTCCAACAATTTCATTGTATAATTATTAATGAACTTTTTACCAGTGATGTTACCTATGTTATCTCTATACAAAATGAATATATCCAAAGCTTTCAGAATGAGCTTACTAACCTCACAAGTGGGACAGTACTTATTACTCAACTCTTAGGAAAAGATATCATTGACTATAGTCATTCGTAA
- the cobA gene encoding uroporphyrinogen-III C-methyltransferase, whose amino-acid sequence MKVYLIGAGPGDPGLLTVKGKEILQQADVIMYDFLVNEILLNYAKPDAEIIYVGKKGNSSYTSPQDEITQLLITKAKEGKIIARLKGGDPYIFGRGAEEAEALVLAGIPFEEIPGITSTIAAPAYAGIPLTHRDYTSSVTFITGHEDPDKIDSAHNWSALAHSANTLVFVMGMKNLPEISKNLIQAGLSPDTPAALIFWGTTAKHKSLASTVKNLPEEAKKNGFTNPSIIVIGKVVTFHSTLNWFEQKPLLGKSIVVTRAREQASSLARLLTELGAEVIQFPTIDITPVTETATIDQYVHKIKEYDWIIFTSVNGVRFFWERLIAFKLDARVFAGVSIVAIGPATAEAIREKGIQPDFVPEEYIAESIADGLVKLGVKGKRILLPRAQEAREVLPNKLREAGATVDIVPVYETRLAIKLQDNILQLLEQGTLDCITFASSSTVENFFEHIPITVLKKYRLPKFATIGPVTSNTLKKYGFEYDIQPTKYTIPDLVNAIADTYKG is encoded by the coding sequence ATGAAAGTATATCTCATTGGAGCAGGACCAGGTGATCCTGGTTTACTTACAGTTAAGGGAAAAGAAATATTACAGCAAGCTGATGTTATTATGTATGATTTTTTAGTTAATGAAATCCTGCTTAACTATGCAAAACCAGATGCTGAAATTATTTATGTTGGGAAAAAAGGTAATTCATCATATACCTCACCTCAAGATGAAATAACACAATTACTTATAACTAAGGCAAAAGAAGGAAAAATAATAGCACGATTAAAAGGAGGAGATCCATATATTTTTGGTAGAGGTGCTGAAGAAGCTGAAGCACTTGTTTTAGCTGGTATTCCGTTTGAAGAAATACCTGGTATAACAAGTACCATTGCTGCACCTGCATATGCAGGTATTCCTTTAACACATAGAGATTATACATCGTCAGTAACATTTATTACAGGACATGAAGATCCTGATAAGATTGATTCAGCCCATAATTGGTCTGCATTAGCTCATAGTGCGAATACATTAGTTTTTGTGATGGGCATGAAAAATCTTCCTGAGATTTCAAAAAATTTAATACAAGCAGGATTATCTCCTGATACACCAGCAGCACTTATTTTTTGGGGAACAACAGCAAAACATAAGAGTTTAGCTTCTACAGTTAAAAATCTCCCTGAAGAAGCAAAAAAGAATGGTTTTACAAATCCTTCTATTATTGTCATAGGTAAGGTTGTTACATTTCATAGTACATTAAATTGGTTTGAACAAAAACCATTATTAGGAAAAAGTATTGTTGTTACTCGTGCAAGAGAGCAGGCAAGTTCTTTAGCAAGGCTACTTACTGAATTAGGAGCTGAAGTTATTCAGTTTCCTACAATTGATATAACACCAGTTACAGAAACAGCTACGATTGATCAATATGTACATAAAATAAAAGAATATGATTGGATTATCTTTACTTCAGTAAATGGTGTTCGATTTTTTTGGGAACGTCTTATAGCTTTTAAATTAGATGCAAGGGTATTTGCAGGTGTGAGTATTGTAGCTATTGGACCTGCTACAGCAGAAGCTATAAGAGAAAAAGGAATTCAGCCTGACTTTGTTCCAGAAGAATATATTGCAGAAAGTATTGCAGATGGATTAGTGAAACTTGGAGTTAAAGGGAAACGTATTTTACTCCCAAGAGCACAAGAAGCACGAGAAGTTCTTCCTAACAAGTTACGCGAGGCTGGAGCAACAGTTGATATTGTCCCAGTTTATGAAACACGTCTTGCTATTAAACTTCAGGATAATATATTACAACTCTTAGAACAAGGAACGTTAGATTGTATTACTTTTGCTTCTTCTTCAACAGTAGAGAATTTTTTTGAACATATTCCTATAACTGTGCTAAAAAAATATCGTCTTCCAAAATTTGCAACTATTGGTCCAGTGACATCTAATACATTAAAAAAATATGGATTTGAGTATGATATACAGCCAACAAAATACACGATTCCTGATTTAGTTAATGCTATCGCTGATACCTATAAAGGTTAA
- the purN gene encoding phosphoribosylglycinamide formyltransferase yields the protein MSLKIAVFGSGNGGNFQAIQDHITKGTLNAEIKLLVCDKSDAYIIERAKKENIPYFIVSYTKDKSREEIDKTILDAVQEADVDVLVLAGYMRLLSSVVIKVFHNRILNIHPSLLPAFPGVHGIHDAQTWGVKFTGCTVHFVDEMMDNGSIIIQACIPVVDGESLETLQQRIHEQEHRIYPQALQWMADNRLELCESSRMVKVKGDNHRGLAPLSYGVLINPPLEEGF from the coding sequence ATGTCATTAAAAATAGCTGTATTTGGCTCTGGAAATGGAGGAAATTTTCAAGCTATTCAAGATCATATTACAAAAGGCACCCTTAATGCAGAAATTAAACTCTTAGTTTGTGATAAGTCTGATGCTTATATTATAGAGAGAGCTAAAAAGGAGAATATTCCTTATTTTATTGTTAGTTATACAAAAGATAAAAGTAGAGAGGAGATCGATAAAACAATTCTTGATGCAGTTCAAGAGGCAGATGTAGATGTACTTGTTCTTGCAGGGTATATGCGTCTACTGTCATCAGTTGTCATTAAGGTGTTTCATAACCGTATTCTAAATATTCATCCCTCACTACTTCCAGCATTTCCTGGTGTTCATGGTATACATGATGCTCAAACATGGGGTGTAAAATTTACAGGATGTACTGTACATTTTGTTGATGAAATGATGGATAATGGTTCTATCATTATCCAAGCATGTATTCCTGTCGTAGATGGTGAATCATTGGAAACATTACAACAGAGAATTCATGAACAAGAACATAGGATATATCCACAAGCATTACAGTGGATGGCAGATAATAGGCTTGAATTATGTGAAAGTAGTAGGATGGTTAAAGTTAAAGGAGATAACCATAGGGGGTTGGCACCATTGAGTTATGGTGTACTTATTAATCCACCTCTTGAGGAAGGATTTTAG
- a CDS encoding cytochrome c biogenesis CcdA family protein, translated as MLGIFSMETTNWAAESLAVICGSAFLWGLGSSLLSPCHLGIVPILGSHAAGYSIFGSNTNPLRQVLLFTLGFFLTIPLIGLLIGFIGYGLHFGGHYWTIPSGFLLLWLGWDMTRGHSCSHLSYLLGRIRTRLGLGVSSGALVLGFAYGFLAGGCSAGFLVPIYALTLPSSICVYVVIAACFGLGHTLPMTIAGGSVSLAKRFLGDKRCCDQNSKCESKTNEPHSGEAKFRKFVGIITIIIGILFILHPFLES; from the coding sequence ATGTTAGGTATTTTTTCTATGGAAACTACAAACTGGGCAGCTGAAAGCCTTGCAGTTATTTGTGGTAGTGCTTTTTTATGGGGATTGGGTAGTTCACTTTTAAGTCCATGTCATTTAGGAATTGTACCTATTTTAGGTAGTCATGCTGCTGGGTACAGTATTTTTGGTTCAAACACAAATCCTTTGCGTCAAGTGTTGTTATTTACATTAGGTTTTTTCCTTACAATTCCTCTCATTGGTTTGTTAATTGGTTTTATTGGTTATGGCCTCCACTTTGGAGGGCATTATTGGACTATTCCTTCTGGATTTCTACTGTTATGGTTAGGATGGGATATGACACGTGGACACAGCTGTTCACATTTGTCTTATTTATTAGGCAGAATAAGAACTCGGCTTGGCCTTGGTGTGTCTTCTGGTGCATTAGTACTAGGTTTTGCTTATGGATTTCTTGCTGGAGGATGTTCCGCAGGGTTTCTTGTCCCCATCTATGCACTTACCTTACCTAGTAGTATATGTGTATATGTAGTTATTGCTGCATGTTTTGGATTAGGACATACATTACCAATGACTATTGCAGGTGGTTCTGTTTCATTAGCAAAACGTTTTCTAGGTGATAAAAGATGTTGTGATCAAAATAGTAAATGTGAAAGTAAGACAAATGAACCACATAGTGGAGAGGCAAAATTTCGTAAATTTGTAGGAATTATTACTATTATTATAGGTATTCTATTTATATTACATCCATTTCTTGAAAGTTGA
- the serS gene encoding serine--tRNA ligase — MLDLKLLQKKPEIVSTALIHRGSPLNITSFEELDTKRRELLSEVETLKAKRNQASIQVAQMKRNGENTNTIIAELSELSSKIVVLDNMINQVKNELYDWMLAVPNIPHYSVPIGKDETDNKEIYRWGEIPIFDFQPKEHWELGSTLQGLDFERASKITGSRFTILWKWAARLERSLINFFLDFHLAQGRTEVLPPLIVNEKSMTNTGQLPKFADDLFKLEGTDYFLIPTAEVPLTNIHSDEIIDEYLLPLSYCAQTACFRSEAGSAGKDTKGLIRQHQFTKVEMVYFSHPDQSYDLLEQMRKSAETLLEQLELPYRTVVLCTGDLGFSSSKTYDIEVWLPGQNTYKEISSCSNCESFQARRANIRFRASSGEKTQFVHTLNGSGLPIGRTIVAILENGQQKDGSVKLPKKLVPYMGGIECIEP, encoded by the coding sequence TTGTTAGATCTTAAATTGTTACAAAAAAAACCTGAAATAGTGTCAACTGCACTTATTCATAGAGGATCTCCACTTAATATAACAAGTTTTGAAGAGCTTGATACTAAACGGCGTGAACTTCTTTCTGAAGTTGAAACTCTTAAGGCTAAACGTAACCAAGCTTCTATTCAAGTTGCACAAATGAAGCGTAATGGTGAAAATACAAATACTATTATTGCAGAACTTTCTGAACTTTCGTCAAAAATTGTTGTATTAGACAATATGATAAATCAAGTAAAAAATGAACTCTATGACTGGATGCTTGCTGTCCCTAATATCCCACACTACAGTGTTCCAATTGGAAAAGATGAAACTGATAATAAAGAAATATATAGATGGGGTGAAATACCTATATTTGATTTTCAACCAAAGGAACATTGGGAACTAGGTTCCACTCTTCAAGGATTAGACTTTGAACGAGCAAGTAAAATTACAGGAAGTCGTTTTACAATACTATGGAAATGGGCAGCTCGACTTGAGCGTTCATTAATTAATTTTTTTCTTGATTTTCATCTAGCCCAAGGCCGTACAGAAGTTCTACCCCCACTCATTGTTAATGAAAAATCAATGACAAATACAGGTCAACTACCAAAATTTGCAGATGACCTTTTTAAACTAGAAGGAACAGACTATTTTTTGATTCCTACTGCAGAAGTTCCTCTTACAAATATACACTCTGACGAAATTATTGATGAATACCTATTACCTCTATCTTACTGTGCTCAAACAGCATGTTTTCGTTCAGAAGCAGGTTCTGCAGGTAAAGATACAAAAGGACTTATTCGACAACACCAATTTACAAAAGTTGAAATGGTCTATTTTTCTCATCCAGATCAATCCTATGATCTTTTGGAACAAATGAGGAAAAGTGCTGAAACATTATTGGAACAACTTGAACTTCCTTATAGAACAGTTGTTCTGTGCACTGGTGATCTAGGGTTTTCTTCAAGTAAAACATATGATATAGAAGTTTGGCTTCCTGGACAAAACACATATAAAGAAATATCTTCATGTTCTAACTGCGAATCTTTTCAGGCTCGACGAGCTAATATTCGTTTTCGTGCCTCTTCTGGAGAAAAAACACAGTTTGTCCATACACTAAATGGCTCTGGGTTACCCATTGGACGTACCATTGTTGCTATCTTAGAAAATGGTCAACAAAAAGATGGCTCTGTTAAACTTCCTAAAAAACTTGTTCCATATATGGGAGGCATAGAGTGTATTGAGCCATAG
- a CDS encoding tyrosine recombinase, which translates to MQLPAVTETFLSWLNLHKGFSLATQDAYRRDISQFEVYLRTIGLTLEHPEHINKKHIQQFSASLYYKKLTRTSIARKLAALRSLFRYLLKTHHIKDNPAVGVHNPKQHVKYPEILNVDQVFLLLKGANNILKTSHTGLELAIAHRNNALLELLYGSGLRISEALCLNVSDIRTEDGFVRVIGKGNKERLAPLSDTSIVALEEWLAIRHMVATLGEQALFVGVRGKRLHRRQTIRILEELCLQAGLPLTTAPHTLRHSFATHLLEGGANLRAVQELLGHARLSTTQRYTHITLDKLIQAYDKAHPFSGTLRLKN; encoded by the coding sequence ATGCAACTTCCAGCAGTAACAGAAACATTTTTATCATGGCTTAATCTTCATAAGGGATTTTCTTTAGCAACACAGGATGCCTATAGAAGAGATATATCTCAGTTTGAAGTATATCTTAGAACAATTGGACTTACTCTTGAGCATCCAGAACATATTAATAAAAAGCATATTCAACAGTTTTCTGCTTCATTATATTATAAAAAGTTAACAAGGACATCTATAGCTCGAAAGTTAGCAGCATTACGTTCCCTTTTCCGTTATCTTTTAAAAACACACCATATAAAAGATAATCCTGCAGTTGGCGTACATAATCCTAAACAACATGTAAAATATCCTGAGATACTTAACGTAGATCAAGTATTTTTGTTATTGAAGGGAGCAAACAATATATTAAAGACATCACATACAGGGTTAGAATTAGCTATTGCACATAGAAATAATGCATTATTAGAACTTCTATATGGTTCTGGTTTACGTATTTCAGAAGCATTATGTCTTAATGTGTCTGACATAAGAACAGAAGATGGATTTGTACGAGTCATTGGAAAAGGGAATAAAGAGAGGTTAGCGCCACTAAGTGATACTTCTATTGTAGCATTAGAAGAATGGTTAGCTATTAGACATATGGTAGCAACATTAGGGGAACAAGCACTTTTTGTAGGCGTTAGAGGTAAACGATTGCATAGGAGACAGACAATAAGGATACTTGAAGAACTGTGTCTACAAGCAGGACTTCCATTAACTACTGCTCCTCATACATTACGACATTCTTTTGCAACACACCTCCTTGAAGGAGGTGCAAACTTGCGTGCTGTTCAGGAACTATTGGGTCATGCTAGATTATCAACTACACAACGCTATACACACATAACGCTAGATAAGTTAATTCAAGCCTATGATAAAGCACATCCTTTTTCAGGTACTCTACGGTTAAAAAATTAA
- the der gene encoding ribosome biogenesis GTPase Der, with protein MLPKIALVGRPNVGKSTLFNRLIRKNRAITHDRPGVTRDRMEGLVQSIGHPSFILIDTGGVILDSHYSTINIIDELHGFEKDIFQQVQLAIEESQAICLIVNARDGLLPFDEHLALFLRKTGKPILLAVNKVDGIEKEDQIVAEFHILGLPMIAVSAEHGHNIRQLENELSLLLPNNENIKDQSTAQAALKLAIIGRPNAGKSSIINAIIGKNKLIVSNIAGTTRDSIDIPFIFNKTQYLFVDTAGIRRRTKITDPVERFSVNASIKSATKANITLYVIDATEGITAQDKRLLDLLDTRKIPFILLINKTDLIAKKQKTLLSKSFKEELQFCPHIPILMVSAVTSSGLDQIIAMAEQVYLECSTRINTGVLNRAMEEIITRHQPPVVRRIRPKFFYLTQAETSPPTFVFFVNDAEKISETYVRYLERSLRKIFNLHHAPIRIRLRSSHKKRNQ; from the coding sequence ATGTTACCGAAAATAGCTCTAGTAGGTCGACCAAATGTTGGTAAATCTACCCTTTTTAATAGACTTATACGCAAAAATAGAGCTATTACACATGATCGGCCAGGAGTTACTCGAGATCGAATGGAAGGACTAGTTCAATCTATAGGTCATCCATCATTTATTCTTATTGATACAGGAGGAGTTATACTAGATAGCCATTATTCTACTATCAATATCATTGATGAATTACATGGCTTTGAAAAAGATATCTTTCAACAAGTCCAATTAGCTATAGAAGAATCTCAAGCTATCTGTCTTATTGTCAATGCTCGTGATGGATTATTACCTTTTGATGAGCACTTAGCATTATTTCTTCGAAAAACAGGTAAGCCAATATTACTTGCCGTCAATAAAGTTGATGGAATAGAGAAAGAGGATCAAATAGTTGCAGAATTTCATATCTTAGGTTTACCTATGATTGCTGTTTCGGCTGAACACGGTCATAATATTAGACAACTAGAAAATGAACTTTCTTTATTATTACCCAATAATGAAAATATAAAGGATCAGTCTACTGCCCAAGCTGCACTAAAACTAGCAATAATTGGACGCCCTAATGCTGGGAAATCCTCTATTATAAATGCAATAATTGGTAAAAATAAACTAATAGTAAGCAATATTGCAGGAACAACTCGTGATAGTATTGATATTCCTTTTATTTTTAACAAAACACAGTATCTTTTTGTAGATACAGCAGGTATTCGTCGTAGAACAAAAATTACAGATCCTGTTGAACGCTTTTCTGTAAACGCATCTATAAAAAGTGCAACTAAAGCTAACATTACACTATATGTGATTGATGCTACAGAAGGCATCACAGCTCAAGATAAACGTCTGCTTGATCTTTTAGACACTAGAAAAATACCTTTTATTCTTCTTATTAACAAAACAGATCTTATTGCAAAAAAACAAAAGACATTACTTTCTAAGTCATTTAAAGAAGAACTACAGTTCTGTCCTCATATTCCTATTCTTATGGTCTCTGCAGTGACGTCATCAGGACTTGATCAAATTATTGCTATGGCAGAACAAGTTTATCTTGAATGTTCTACTCGCATTAATACAGGAGTCCTAAATAGAGCTATGGAAGAAATTATTACACGTCATCAACCTCCTGTTGTACGTCGTATACGACCCAAATTTTTTTATTTGACTCAAGCTGAAACTAGCCCTCCTACTTTTGTTTTTTTTGTTAATGATGCAGAAAAAATATCTGAAACATATGTACGTTATCTTGAACGCTCCTTAAGAAAAATTTTTAACTTACATCATGCTCCAATACGTATTCGATTACGTTCATCACATAAAAAGCGTAACCAATAA
- a CDS encoding methionine-R-sulfoxide reductase, which yields MKPLSDKEAWIILHKGTEPPFSGKYVNHKEEGTYICRQCGAVLFNSKDKFDSGCGWPSFDDTIPNAVKQLPDADGYRTEIVCSTCNGHLGHVFEGENFTQKNVRHCVNSLSLLFEPSIELSQNKNHTNGEQTENE from the coding sequence ATGAAGCCGCTATCAGATAAAGAAGCATGGATTATTCTTCATAAAGGAACAGAACCTCCATTCTCAGGGAAATATGTTAACCATAAAGAAGAAGGAACATATATTTGTAGGCAGTGTGGTGCAGTTCTTTTTAACTCCAAAGACAAATTTGATTCAGGTTGTGGTTGGCCTAGTTTTGATGACACAATTCCTAATGCGGTGAAACAATTACCTGACGCAGATGGATATAGAACAGAAATTGTTTGTAGTACATGTAATGGTCATTTAGGACATGTCTTTGAAGGAGAAAATTTTACTCAAAAAAATGTTCGTCATTGTGTAAACTCACTCTCATTACTATTTGAACCAAGTATAGAACTATCACAGAATAAAAATCATACAAATGGTGAGCAAACAGAAAATGAGTAA
- a CDS encoding Tim44 domain-containing protein codes for MFQKITVCICLLLTVTVLVLGWHKAYARIGGGRSFGGKSFMNRPYSKPIPSSPMMRQQSNISQQIQQGSVANTASRGFGGLGGIFGGLLAGTLIGSLLSGHGFSGGGFLDLILIAGLVYLAYRLFFKRKITSNEASVTNSLYATQQPLTSEMPIPRSTTLSGTGWESLKSQHTTYSADVSNQAITTNIPIDFNEEEFLKGAKAAYVRLNAAWDNRDLEDIQQFTTPGFLNELQQQITENPNPETTEIMLVNASVVDVKKIEDEELVSVYFNVLLKENQSQESPIEVREIWHFVRPASGEGSWKLDGIQQVEHA; via the coding sequence ATGTTTCAAAAAATTACTGTTTGTATATGTTTATTACTTACTGTTACAGTTCTTGTCCTTGGATGGCATAAAGCTTATGCACGTATTGGTGGCGGACGCTCATTTGGTGGGAAATCATTTATGAATAGACCATATTCAAAGCCTATTCCATCTTCACCAATGATGCGTCAACAGTCTAATATATCACAACAAATTCAACAAGGAAGCGTTGCAAACACAGCTTCTCGTGGTTTTGGTGGATTAGGTGGTATTTTTGGTGGACTCTTAGCAGGAACGCTTATTGGCTCATTACTTTCAGGACATGGATTTTCTGGAGGAGGCTTTTTAGATCTCATTCTTATTGCTGGACTTGTATATCTAGCCTACCGGCTTTTCTTTAAAAGAAAAATCACATCAAATGAAGCTTCTGTAACTAATTCACTTTACGCCACACAACAACCACTAACATCTGAAATGCCTATACCTCGTTCAACAACATTATCAGGTACAGGTTGGGAATCTCTCAAGTCACAACACACAACATATTCAGCAGATGTATCTAATCAAGCTATAACAACCAATATACCTATAGACTTTAATGAAGAAGAATTCCTTAAAGGCGCAAAGGCAGCATATGTGAGACTTAATGCTGCATGGGATAATAGAGATTTAGAAGATATTCAACAATTCACTACACCTGGTTTTTTAAATGAACTTCAGCAACAAATTACTGAAAATCCAAATCCAGAGACAACAGAGATTATGTTAGTTAATGCATCTGTAGTAGATGTGAAAAAAATAGAAGATGAGGAACTTGTCTCTGTATATTTTAATGTACTTCTTAAAGAAAACCAATCTCAAGAATCCCCTATTGAAGTTCGAGAAATATGGCACTTTGTACGCCCTGCTTCTGGTGAGGGTTCTTGGAAACTTGATGGCATCCAGCAAGTTGAGCATGCCTAA
- the dprA gene encoding DNA-processing protein DprA, translating to MEYFFGGVSLTKKLFHSSALGALDAVSRKEFWASLALKYTKGLGGRTYKKLLTSFGSAFEALQQVKKWKQLGIPSDKSLGILSDSWRAGAKKEWEAVRGCYGTILLWTDPRYPNLLKEISDPPLFLYCLGDISLLENPCIAIVGTRKCSIEGIRVTRAFAKGLATAGITVVSGMALGIDREAHLSSIDFPGKTIGVLGSGINISYPRQNSDVRELLVNKGLLISEYAPGTRPEPGFFPTRNRIISGLSLGVLIVEAALHSGSLITARLALEQNRSVYAIPGAIGSPFAEGCQDLIREGARPIFSVDDILHDLSESLKGFINQYNKQDIIYKEKKEGLEEQDIMLSLPASNDKTTVINKQSQYKTFGKIERQIIDIIRLEPKDIDQLCQLLQLPAEEISPILIILEIEGIIKRLPNTQYVLA from the coding sequence ATGGAATACTTCTTTGGAGGGGTTTCTTTGACCAAGAAGTTATTTCATAGTAGTGCTCTTGGGGCATTAGATGCAGTAAGTCGAAAAGAATTTTGGGCATCTTTAGCTTTAAAATATACAAAAGGTCTTGGAGGACGTACATATAAAAAACTTTTAACTTCTTTTGGTTCAGCATTTGAGGCATTACAACAGGTAAAAAAGTGGAAACAGCTTGGAATACCAAGTGATAAGTCTTTAGGCATACTTTCCGATTCATGGAGAGCAGGGGCTAAAAAAGAATGGGAGGCAGTTCGAGGTTGTTATGGAACAATTTTGCTTTGGACTGATCCACGCTACCCTAATTTGCTTAAGGAAATTTCTGATCCACCACTTTTTCTATACTGTTTAGGCGATATATCGTTACTTGAAAATCCTTGTATAGCTATTGTAGGAACAAGAAAATGTTCTATAGAAGGCATTAGAGTTACAAGAGCTTTTGCAAAAGGATTAGCAACTGCTGGAATAACAGTTGTTTCTGGTATGGCGTTAGGTATAGATCGTGAAGCACACCTTTCTTCTATTGATTTTCCTGGTAAAACTATTGGAGTACTTGGTTCAGGAATTAACATAAGTTATCCACGTCAAAATAGTGATGTAAGGGAATTACTTGTTAATAAAGGTCTTCTCATTTCTGAGTATGCTCCTGGTACTCGTCCAGAGCCTGGATTTTTTCCTACAAGAAATAGGATTATTAGTGGACTGTCTTTAGGTGTTCTTATTGTAGAAGCAGCACTTCATAGTGGTAGTCTTATCACGGCACGTTTAGCGCTTGAGCAAAATCGTTCTGTATATGCTATCCCAGGAGCAATTGGTTCTCCATTTGCAGAAGGTTGTCAAGATCTTATTCGTGAAGGAGCAAGACCTATTTTTTCTGTTGATGATATATTACACGATTTGTCAGAATCGCTAAAAGGATTTATTAATCAGTATAATAAACAGGATATTATATATAAAGAAAAAAAAGAGGGTTTGGAGGAGCAAGATATCATGCTTTCTCTTCCTGCTTCTAATGATAAAACAACTGTTATTAATAAACAAAGTCAATATAAAACATTTGGAAAGATAGAACGACAGATAATAGATATTATCAGACTAGAGCCAAAAGATATTGATCAACTGTGTCAGTTATTGCAACTTCCAGCTGAAGAAATAAGTCCAATACTTATTATTTTAGAAATTGAGGGAATTATTAAACGTCTTCCTAATACACAGTATGTTTTAGCATAA
- the msrA gene encoding peptide-methionine (S)-S-oxide reductase MsrA — MSKEDAYFAGGCFWGIEDVFQNTPGVIDAVSGYMGGSTKNPTYEQVCTGQTGHAETVHVHFDSMQVSYKDLVKLFFEIHDPTQYNRQGPDIGTQYRSVIFYANELQKDIAEQIIKQLKQTNLPIVTQLLPVSTFYPAEEYHQNFTEKTGRGGCHLRVKRF, encoded by the coding sequence ATGAGTAAAGAAGATGCCTATTTTGCTGGAGGATGCTTTTGGGGCATTGAAGATGTATTTCAAAATACACCTGGGGTTATTGATGCTGTATCAGGTTACATGGGTGGATCTACAAAAAATCCAACATATGAACAAGTTTGTACTGGTCAAACCGGACATGCAGAAACTGTACATGTTCATTTTGACTCTATGCAAGTTAGTTACAAAGATCTTGTAAAACTTTTTTTTGAAATACATGATCCAACACAATATAACCGTCAAGGTCCTGACATAGGGACACAATATCGATCTGTAATTTTTTATGCCAATGAACTTCAAAAAGATATTGCAGAACAAATAATAAAACAATTAAAACAAACTAATCTACCTATAGTTACACAACTTCTTCCTGTATCAACTTTCTATCCTGCTGAAGAATATCATCAAAATTTTACAGAAAAAACAGGACGTGGAGGTTGTCATTTAAGAGTGAAACGCTTTTAA